The genomic window ttttggcaggatttggATATCGCCATTGTGAAGGCAACCAACCACGTAGAGTGCCCGCCCAAGGAGCGATACCTCAGGAGTGAGTGGTTTCTGTTCTTGGGGGGTGGGATGCAAGCAAATTCCCCATATGGCCATATCCAATTCTGGTTCACCAAATGTTGCtaggttttattttatttatttatttatttatttattgctgGATGCAGAGATACTCTTTGCGACCTCGGCGAATCGCCCGCGATCCGATGTTGGTTACTCAATATGTACATTGGCTAGGAGATTATCCAAGACCAAGAACTGGATTGTGGGTTTATGCTGATGGTCCCTGATTTTTTAAGCATATTCCATTTGGTTCTGTTCATTCTTTTGTTTTCCAATGAATAGCTACTGAGAATTGCTCATGTTTGGAATTTTCAAAATAagggtgagaaaaaaaaattcagatgtTAACAGCTATTTATCTTGTTTTTGTAGGTCGCATTAAAAACATTGATAGTGATACATAGATTGCTCAGAGAAGGTGATGGGACATTTAAAGAAGACTTCTTGAACTATTCTTATAGAGGAACTATTTTGCAGATTCCACAATTCAAGGATGATTCGAGCCCTTTaggtttgtgattttttttttctctgaactATAAGAGATCTCTCTATCCTAGTTTCACATCTGAACTGATGCTCTCCGCCCTACTTAAGTCAGCTTGGGATTGCTCTGTTTGGGTGCGCACGTATGCATCCTATCTAGATGAACGGGTCGAATGCTTTAGAATTCTAAAATATGATGTTGAAGCAGATCGCCTGGTGAAATTACCCCAAGCTTCTGGCAAGGTGACATCAGATTTCTAAGTTGGATACAGATAGTTGAACAGCGTTAACAGAATTCTGACTGGCTGATTTCATGGTTGTAATGTTGAAATCTTGATAAATCAATTCCAGGCACACAGCAGAACAAGAACTCTACCATGTGGAGATCTTTTAGATCACTTGCCTGCATTGCAGAGACTACTACTCAGGCTCATTTCTTGTCAGGTTTAATTTTATTAAGCTCACATGCACTTACCCTGTTCTCCAATATTATTATCTCGTCAAGTCCATCATTTTTGTTGTTGCAGCCTGAAGGTGCAGCCTGCACAAATTATCTTGTACAATATGCATTGGCCCTTGTAAGTTTCAAACTTTGTCATAAAGATATCCCCTTTTCATTAcaattttaattcactgcaagtGCGTGATTCCTACTACTATTGTGGAGGTTTTTTTTATTGGCCTTAGGTTTTGAAGGAGAGCTTCAAAATATACTGTTCGATCAATGATGGCATCATCAATCTTGTTGATATGGTACACTGACAGTTCTTCTTGATATCCTCCCAAGTGTTTTGCATATGTGGAGCAACAATTTGTGAACATAAGCTTGGTTTCTGATCTCATGTAGTATTTCGATATGCAAAAATATGATGCTATCAAGGCACTTGAAATTTATAAACGAGCTGGCTATCAGGTACATAAAGCTCTCATTTGTGATATTCTGTAGCGAGGTGTAGCATATAGCTACGTCaacttactatttttttttaactctatGGTATGATTTTTCCTGTTCAACAGGCAGAAAAGCTTTCTGCTTTTTATGAGCACTGCAAACGTCTTGAATTGGCAAGGACTTTCCAGTTTCCTACTTTGAGGCAGGTACATTCATTCAGTGATTCTTCCCTGTTTTAAATTGAAGAATCCTTCCCAATCTTGACTTCAGTAGGTTCATTACTTCTACATAAAACGAAATAGTTTTATCGGACGTGGAAAGAAGCACGAATATCCTGATATACCAAACATTCCTAATTAGTACCCATTGTCAAAATCACATTTACGTGATAATGGCCTACGGTTTTCTTTACTTTTTTCTTGGCTATTTGCCTATCCCTATGTATAAATATTACACTTCAGTTACTTCCTATCTGCTAAATCTCCAGTTACAATGATTTCATGGTGTTTTGATGGATTACCCATATGCAGCCTCCCCCTTCATTCCTTATAACAATGGAAGAGTACATCAGAGAAGCACCCCGTGTCAGCATAGCAAGTAAAAGTTTGGTGAGTGCGTTAACAGTTGGTATAACTACAAAGAGAAGGTCATAGCAGAAAGAAGATTCCACAGCAGTTCTGTTGATTTGTTTCTGCTGCTGAAACAGGAAAGCGAGGAGCAGAATTCACCGAGTGATAACGAAGATGAAGCTCCACAGGAAACAGAGAAACCAGTGGATGAGGAGGAACAAGAACCTTCAGAGCCTGAAGAAGAGCCACAGCCTACAGCTGAGCCCGTGGAAGAAACAGAGCCGGTACCACTAGCAACTACTGGGGATCTGTTAGTAAGTTCCATCTCCTCCATCTCAGTGCCTATTTCATCGCATCCTCCACGCTGATTTCTATGTTGCGTGCAGAATTTCGACGAAGAAGTAAACCCCCTGATTGCAAATATTGAAGAAAGTAATGCACTGGCTCTTGCAATTGTGGCACCAGGTATATACTAGATGCAATCTCTGGTTCAGATATACTACTTTCACTCATATTTGTCATATAGGATAATTGGCTAAGTAGCTGATAAGGACAACACCTCAGCATTGAATGCATTTTATCATCGTCGATCCTATTTTCATGTGCGGATACTGTTTTTTAGTTTCTAAAGATTGTATCTGCTACTAAATATTGTACTATGGATGGTTCAGGGAATGAAAACAAGGCCTCAGCTTCACAAGATTTGTTTGCGCTGGACAAGTCTGGGTGGGAATTGGCACTGGTTACCGCACCAAGTACCCACACAAGTCGACCAGTTGACAATCAGTTGGTAATTATGTTCTTTCTAGTTGCTGTATTTTTTACCACTCTATACAGGATTTCAGATAGCTCAATACTAGTAAGAAGGATAATCATAATTTGCAGCTGATATCAAGTTACTACTAAAATCAGTCAAGAGCTAATAACTTATCTGCATTTGCCCAACAGGCTGGAGGATTTGACAAGCTACTGCTAGACAGCCTGTATGAAGATGAAGCAAGGAGGCAGCAAATAGCCAGTGCAACCTACACCGGCAGCGTTGCAGGAAACCCATTTGATCCCAACGATCCATTTGCAATGTCTAATAACTTCGCGCCACCGTCGAATGTTCAGTTAGCCATGATGCAACAGCAGCATCAGTATTatcaggagcagcagcagcagtattatCAGATTCAGCAACAGCAGCAAATGGTGACGTTGCCGCCGCAAACAtaccatcagcagcagcagacacAGTATTCTGCTGTTCCTTCTCATGATGGATTATCCAATCCATTTGGTGATCCATTCGGTGGCCTTGTTGCGATGGCTAATCCTCCAAAGCAAAACAATTCAAATTTAGTCTGAATTTGCACATTCTTTTCTGTATCGCCCTCCGATTTTGATCGTATATCCTTTTCCAATTTTGAGGAGCAGCTTGTATAGTCCGACGATTTTCAATACTGCATCCTGACGATGCAATGTAATACTCACATTTGGAAACTGATATGATCATTCAAGTGCCGATGTACCAAAATCATCACATGTTATGCTCCACTCTTCATTTCACCAACCAACTCAGATAATACCAAGAAAAGGGTGGTAATTATTAATCTCTTTATAGTTTGTTTGATGAGTCTTACATATTATAACCAGATGAGCTACATGGATTCCTGCGTTTTTATTCCCTCACAGTAGCTCATGAATTTCTGAATTCTACATTTGTACAACAGCAGAAAACAAATACTAGCACATGAAACAGGCAAAGCTTGAATTCATCTTCGGCTGATTTGGCTTCCACTAATGCATCTTCAGCTGGAATTTCGCTCATTCATCTTCAGCTGGAATCACATCCGAGCGCTCCACTTCATCCGGAAAGTGTCCTGCATGATCATTAAGTAAGCCAAAGATGAGTAAGGGTGCAAAATTAAGTGCAAGAACAGTAGAGTAGATACTAAATAGGCAAGCCAAATTAGAATTGCAGAAGAGATAAGGAAAACAATGAAATACACAAATTTGTTCTGCTCAGTTCTTGTGCGCGTTTGTTGAAGCATTTCATGATTAGGAATTGCAGAATGGATAAGGAAAACAATTAGTAGTCACAAATTTGTTCCGAATTCGAGCAGTTCTTGTGCGAGTTTGTTCAAGCATTTCATGATTAGGAATTGCCGAAGGGATAAGGAAACGATGAATAGACAATAGTCACAAATTTGTTCTGAATTCGAGTAGTTCTTGTGCGAGCTTGttgaaaaatttcatgattGGGCAGCATGAGCAATATGGGAGAAATCGAGATCCCAGAATGGTTAGATTCTGAAGAACTCTACCATCGATGAAGTAGGTCGTGCAGGGGAATCCGCGggaggcggcgtcgacggcgcgcgCCTCGTCGGCGGAGAGCGCGCGGGGCACCGGCCCCATCCTCGCTGCGGCGTGGCTGACGAGCGCCAGCAAcccgcgggcggcgccggcgggccgcggcggcgcgtagTACGACGTCCCGGGCCGGAACGGCGCCCACTCGGGCTCCGACATCCGCGCCATGGCGCCGTCGATGGCCTCCTCCATCCGCCGCGCCATCGCGCTCGACGAAGACCCGGCTTCCTCCGACGTCGACGCGCCccccgccgcggaggcggcgcccccgccctcgaccacctccgccgccgtgagAGGCAGCCGGCGCCGGGTGTGGTAGCCGCACCGGGTGGCGGCGAGGATCCcgaccccgccgcgccgcgccgcgacgcGGCGTGCCAGGAACCCCGCCCGGGAGAGCGCGCGCGACGACGCCGACATGGACacgcgacgcggcggtggccggagagcTCGCAAACCGGTGGCGCTCGCCGCGGACGCGTGGTGGTGTCGCGAAAGTTTGAGAGGAGGAGAGTGTGGGAGCCGATGGTAAATATAGCAGTAATCCGAGGGCTTGTCCGCAAATTGCACGGTATCCGGTTCGGATTTCGGAAAACTGCATGCTGCCTCCGCCGGTTTTGCCCCAAGTCGGCTTAGGGACCTATCcgtaaataaaatatttacaaggGGTTTATGTGAAAATTACCCGCCGCCTTTACCCTTGTCGTGTACGCGACTCCTACtacttgcggcggcggcgcgaaaaATCCGAAGCTTTCgcgggagagaggaagagaggggaggagctagggtttgtgtgtgtggttgggcgcgcggcgagcggcgggagaTGTCGGCGTACGACGAGGTGGAGATCGAGGACATGGAGTGGAACGCGGAGCTCGGGGCGTACACGTACCCGTGCCCCTGCGGCGACCTGTTCCAGATCACGCTCGCCGACCTCCGCCTCGGGGAGGAGATCGCGCGGTGCCCCTCCTGCTCCCTCTTCCTCACCGTCGTCTACAACGAGGAGGACTTCGCCGACGCCAAGGAGCCCCCGCACAAGCCGGCCCcgcgccccgtcgccgtcgcctgaggcggtgagttttttttttttttttttttttttgcgcaatTGGAATCCGTTGTCGGTGAAGCGTGCTCGTTTGTTAGGTTATAAGTTTGAATTGCTTCTGTGTAATTCGGAGTATTAATTAATCGATCTGCTGTATATCTGATTTGTTTCAATAAATAGTTCTGAAATTTTAGCTTTTGGATGCCTTCTGAACTCTGATgtatgttcaattttttacGAAGTGGGAAAAAATATGCAGCCTTCGTACAAGCATGCGATTCGTATTCCTGATTATGGATCCAATAAATAGTTCTGAATTTTTAGCTTTTGGATGCCTTTTGAACTCTGTTGTATGTTTTATTTTGGACAAAGTGGGAAAAAATTATGCAGCCTTGGTACAAGCAATTCAGCGGTTTGCAAAGTTAGGAATTGATGTATAGTATAGTAGACCTATGTAATTTTGAGAGTGTGGTTGGCTGATAATATTGATAGGTAAAATGGAGTAGGATATTGATGCTCAGGATTGAGTACAACCTGAAACCACAGATGTTTGTATTTTGAATTCCTCGTACATGATGGCGCATGGGCTTGATTGCTTTGATTGTAACAGGTGTGAGATTGTCCTAACTTCATTGTTTGTACTAAGACATATTTAGGTGGTCAATTAGGTGCAATTTGATTACCTGCTATGTTTTGGCATGAGCCTACCTCAAAGAAATTTGGCAGCCTCTTCTTATGGCATTGGTCCAGAAAGTAAATAGGGTAACGGTTGTGCAACTTGAATAAGTAAATAGGAATTTTTGTCAGTCGATTGGTTAATGTGAGCTTTGGGGGTGTTTACTTGGTTCGGTTGTTTACTAATTGGAGAAATTTGTTAATTGATGTGGCAATGTGGCATGATAGGTTCTCTCTTTATTTTCGCGAGTGATAGGTCTCCTGTTGGATTATTTGTTGATGGAAAAATTAGGTTTTGTTTGTGCCAATGGGCATGCTTTCCAAAAGAGTATTTTAGAATTAGAGTAACTGATGATGTAGATTGGCAACTAAGTTTTTCTATGGTGAGGAAGCTTGTTGAAGTTTAGGTTATAGTGACTTCATAGCTGTTTATTCATCATTTTAACTGGGAGGATGAGCTTGTCTTAGGTGTGCAAGTTTTTTCTTGTCTTGTCAAGAGTATTGGCAAGGCTACAAGGGGAGCCTATGGTTCTTTGTACTTTGATCTGTATTGTGAACTTCTTAGAAAATCTTTACTCGATTTGGTTAACGCCAAATTTCAGTATTCATACTGTATGATATTCGAGTACATTTTTTTGTAACCTTCGCTGCATTAGTAGTATTTTCGTGTCAATTTGCTAGCACTACTTAAGTTTCAGAATGCTTGTTTCTTCTTGCTGTCATTTGGGTATTGTTGACTGACATCATTCATTGCTTGCAGCAGGATGGAATCAGGCTTAAAGCTGGAAACCAAACGGGAGCATTTTGTACTTCTAAGATGAGAAAGTAGTTATATCGACCTTTGGCTTTTGAATTCACTATGTACggagttacaaaaaaaaaaaaccacaacgTGTTGACAGGGCATTATGAATAACTATTGCTTGGAGATTTTGCTGTTGCATATTTTTTACACGATCTTGCGCTTACAGATTTACAATCTCGGTCACGGTTCCATGATCTGTCTGTGGCTCTGTGCCATGTAAAAAATCTTGATGAAGGTTTcttcaggggaaaaaaatggGGTTGATGAAGCTTATGCAGTGCAAGTATGCTGACACGGTATAACTCTTCTATTGATGTTGAATGCATAGATCTTTACATTGCTGCTCGATCAAGATCAAAATTCTAACCGGATAAAAGGAGCATAATATTGTAAACAAAGTTCAACACATGAGAGGACACCAATCATGTGTGTTTCCTCGTTATCAAAACATACAGATGAATGGCTCCATCTCTTTCGtttatgcttatcagctaacatttaaattttcaaccttaaatttgaagctgattttgagtttttttcatcgaagtttatttttcagcctttgcttttaggtcactaagaacatgtatataaaagttttatttacaaattacttcTAGTTTGCAAATATGCTGCCAAACAATGGGGCCGGAAAAAGGATATGAACAAACATTGCTTATCCATCATTGGGTCTGCCAATGCTAAAAGCAAAGCCATATAAAATCGGAAGGCCAGCAGCACTTCAAAATCAGCCAAGAGTTGTTCAAATATACAGTGATGATTTCATCAGCTTACATGGAACATGTACAAAATATCTACAAAGCAATTGGACCATTTATCCATTGTTCGTTCAGTACAATTCTGTTGTCAAGTTAAAACttgtgtgaaaaaaaatgaaaatatatcaTGGAAGTATGGAACAGGTAGTTAGAGCTACTCTTGTGAGTTTCCACAAATATACACGTTAGATTCGTCGTAGAAGTTCACTAATCTTCTTGAGACCTTCTAGAGCTACTTTTGCTTTAGCTTGCTCCATACTACCAAGAACAATTTCCTCTGATTTATCCAGTGAGGTAGAGTGCAAATTTGGTTGAAACAACAAGTCAATAACCTGACAAAAGCCAGAAAATCagacaaataaaacaaaaaagggaAAGTATATAGCATAACATTCTCATGGTCTGAGCATAGTTTTATAGTCTGAAGTTACAccaccatgtttttttttaatcttttgttttttctttagaaaaaaacagGAGGACAGTACTGAAATAAAGGAATCTATATATGGGATTATGAACTATACTGCCAACTCAATTGTTAAGTAGAAGAATATAGGGATTATTATACACGCAACCAACATAAAGTAGGATCTTAAGATGAAAATGCATCAACCATGTTAAGTTATATTACATATATGCTCACGGTGCTTTGTTCAGAAAGTGGTAGGGTATATAGCAATAAATTACTCTCAAGTGGAAATAACATTTTTGTActttaaatcttaaaatcaagAACTTCCTGTCAAGCATGGTTACCTCAATGTTTTCAACCATAGATTCCCCAAGTAACCTTAATGTTCCAAGTAGCTCTTTATCAGCCACATCTGAGCTTGAACCTAGTTCAAATGTTTCTTTGCGGCCAACTTCATGCACAGCAAAATTTTGTTGATATTTTACCTCTGATTTCCCATTAACAGAACACGGTTTATTCTGTTGTGATTGCTGATAATCGACCAATGCACATGTTTGAATGGCTGCGATTGTCACTTCATCAATCTTATCATTATGCACAGGGAGTGGATCAGGCTCACTAACCACCTTATCATCATGGGAAGCACATGGCTCATCTGCATGATGAGTCTCATGGTCATACTCCGTACCACATGATAACGAGGTACTGCTGTCTCTTGATAAATTTCCACATGCAACTCCAAGAGCATCTCTAACATCAACAGAACTGGAGCGGTGAACTTCAGGCTGTCCTGCCTCCAATACATTGTTTGAGGTGGTGATCATATTCTCTGCAGTACATTGTTCAACATGACTTGTTCGTTCTCTTATAGGCGTGTGAAGTGTACCATTTACCAAATTTACTGGAACTATACCAGATCTGTGATGTTCATCAGCAGTAGATTGTGTACCTGAAGTCGAATTGCTATCTTCAAAATTAGCATCCTTGGTTCTCGAAACATTTGATTCAGTGTTGGGGGAACTTCTTCTGAACAAACCTCTTACCTTCATCCTATTAATTGAACCACCACTACTTTTCTCTTCTGACATCTGGAGTATCTTCCATGTCTCTTCCCAGTAGTTGGGTGGATTCAAGGGAGATTTTCCTCTGAGAGGAGATGAAGGAAGATTTGCTTCAAGAGCAAAAGGTTGCAATAATTTGGCTTTATCAATCAAGCTCTTTAAGTCAGTGTCTCCAGGAAAATTTAACAATCTTACTAGGCATGAAGTTGCATGTTCACTTCCTAGCAAGGAAGATCTGAGATGGAGCATCATTGAAACTGCCATTGACAAAATCAGGGCACCACGATGAGAACATAAAATCTTAAACTGATAGTCTGATTGATTCTTTATGTCTGCACAATATGAATGGTTAGGAGATGAGAAGATCTCATCCCAAATAAACAGAAGATTGTCAAGTGAAAATTCACGACCGAATAGAACTCTCAGCCATCGTAGCGCAAAGTACTGAGGCTCTACTCCCAACTCCACCAAATGACTGTGAAGAGGGGAATCCACACTAGCAAGCAAGTGATATATTGCAGATGATGCCTCCCTTACAGGTGTTAAACCTGTGCTTGATTCTGGTGCAGGACTGAGAGAATAGAAGTCAGTAATAGCAACCACACCTTGTGCACCATTCATCGAACCATGCATCAAACTCTCAAACATACAATAAGCGTCATGCTCCATGAACTTTTCAGACAAAATAATACCCAGCTCCCCTTCTGCTCCATAAGCATCATTAATCAAGAAAAGGTCCCTCGTATCAGAATCAAGATCCTCCAAACTTCTTATTTTAGCTGCACTACCCTCAATTGTGTTTGTCCTGTCACTCCTGTTCAGTTTTATCCTATCTGGAAATGTTTGGCCATCAAAATCATCACTAAAAAGCTCATCATGAAGCTCCCTGACTTGTTTGAAGTAATGCACATCAGCATGGAGGACATAGAGAAGAGGAGCTAAGA from Oryza glaberrima chromosome 6, OglaRS2, whole genome shotgun sequence includes these protein-coding regions:
- the LOC127777656 gene encoding uncharacterized protein LOC127777656, which gives rise to MSASSRALSRAGFLARRVAARRGGVGILAATRCGYHTRRRLPLTAAEVVEGGGAASAAGGASTSEEAGSSSSAMARRMEEAIDGAMARMSEPEWAPFRPGTSYYAPPRPAGAARGLLALVSHAAARMGPVPRALSADEARAVDAASRGFPCTTYFIDGHFPDEVERSDVIPAEDE
- the LOC127775456 gene encoding uncharacterized protein LOC127775456, whose amino-acid sequence is MPECPARERFSALRGARWRADLGVLPDCASVSTEEFRRAAADSRRRYANLRRRLLVDPHLSKDEENAPDLVVENPLSQNPESTWGQYFRNAELEKMLNQDLSRLYPELGNFFQTTICQSMLGRILLVWSLRYPELGYKQGMHELLAPLLYVLHADVHYFKQVRELHDELFSDDFDGQTFPDRIKLNRSDRTNTIEGSAAKIRSLEDLDSDTRDLFLINDAYGAEGELGIILSEKFMEHDAYCMFESLMHGSMNGAQGVVAITDFYSLSPAPESSTGLTPVREASSAIYHLLASVDSPLHSHLVELGVEPQYFALRWLRVLFGREFSLDNLLFIWDEIFSSPNHSYCADIKNQSDYQFKILCSHRGALILSMAVSMMLHLRSSLLGSEHATSCLVRLLNFPGDTDLKSLIDKAKLLQPFALEANLPSSPLRGKSPLNPPNYWEETWKILQMSEEKSSGGSINRMKVRGLFRRSSPNTESNVSRTKDANFEDSNSTSGTQSTADEHHRSGIVPVNLVNGTLHTPIRERTSHVEQCTAENMITTSNNVLEAGQPEVHRSSSVDVRDALGVACGNLSRDSSTSLSCGTEYDHETHHADEPCASHDDKVVSEPDPLPVHNDKIDEVTIAAIQTCALVDYQQSQQNKPCSVNGKSEVKYQQNFAVHEVGRKETFELGSSSDVADKELLGTLRLLGESMVENIEVIDLLFQPNLHSTSLDKSEEIVLGSMEQAKAKVALEGLKKISELLRRI
- the LOC127775460 gene encoding diphthamide biosynthesis protein 3, coding for MSAYDEVEIEDMEWNAELGAYTYPCPCGDLFQITLADLRLGEEIARCPSCSLFLTVVYNEEDFADAKEPPHKPAPRPVAVA
- the LOC127777655 gene encoding putative clathrin assembly protein At5g57200 isoform X1 produces the protein MGPGTWRKAYGALKDSTKVGLANFNSEYKDLDIAIVKATNHVECPPKERYLRKILFATSANRPRSDVGYSICTLARRLSKTKNWIVALKTLIVIHRLLREGDGTFKEDFLNYSYRGTILQIPQFKDDSSPLAWDCSVWVRTYASYLDERVECFRILKYDVEADRLVKLPQASGKAHSRTRTLPCGDLLDHLPALQRLLLRLISCQPEGAACTNYLVQYALALVLKESFKIYCSINDGIINLVDMYFDMQKYDAIKALEIYKRAGYQAEKLSAFYEHCKRLELARTFQFPTLRQPPPSFLITMEEYIREAPRVSIASKSLESEEQNSPSDNEDEAPQETEKPVDEEEQEPSEPEEEPQPTAEPVEETEPVPLATTGDLLNFDEEVNPLIANIEESNALALAIVAPGNENKASASQDLFALDKSGWELALVTAPSTHTSRPVDNQLAGGFDKLLLDSLYEDEARRQQIASATYTGSVAGNPFDPNDPFAMSNNFAPPSNVQLAMMQQQHQYYQEQQQQYYQIQQQQQMVTLPPQTYHQQQQTQYSAVPSHDGLSNPFGDPFGGLVAMANPPKQNNSNLV
- the LOC127777655 gene encoding putative clathrin assembly protein At5g57200 isoform X2, encoding MLMVALKTLIVIHRLLREGDGTFKEDFLNYSYRGTILQIPQFKDDSSPLAWDCSVWVRTYASYLDERVECFRILKYDVEADRLVKLPQASGKAHSRTRTLPCGDLLDHLPALQRLLLRLISCQPEGAACTNYLVQYALALVLKESFKIYCSINDGIINLVDMYFDMQKYDAIKALEIYKRAGYQAEKLSAFYEHCKRLELARTFQFPTLRQPPPSFLITMEEYIREAPRVSIASKSLESEEQNSPSDNEDEAPQETEKPVDEEEQEPSEPEEEPQPTAEPVEETEPVPLATTGDLLNFDEEVNPLIANIEESNALALAIVAPGNENKASASQDLFALDKSGWELALVTAPSTHTSRPVDNQLAGGFDKLLLDSLYEDEARRQQIASATYTGSVAGNPFDPNDPFAMSNNFAPPSNVQLAMMQQQHQYYQEQQQQYYQIQQQQQMVTLPPQTYHQQQQTQYSAVPSHDGLSNPFGDPFGGLVAMANPPKQNNSNLV